The Aspergillus nidulans FGSC A4 chromosome VIII genome contains the following window.
GAATCAATGAAAAGCAGGAAGAGATCATCATGCTCCTTGAGGTAATCCGCGTACACTTTATCGATGAGCCTAAATGTCTGCTTCTGGCAGTGTCGTTTACCGCCATGCCTGAACCGGGAAACTGTAATCCTTGCTCCTTTGTATGTCACGTCGATGCTTTGGGGATAGCTCCGAAGTGAGATTGGAATGCCGAGGTGGTTAATTACACGAAGGTATGGCTCGTCAATGAGGCTACCGTCGTAGGATAAGAAAACATGGATACAACACCCGGGGTAGTCACTATCGACGACCGAATCAACTGCCTTGATCAACGTTTCCGGTTCTTCCTTGTACACTggcatgatgatgacgacttTTGGCGCAGTTTTGGCATCGAGGACCTTTTGAATTCTTCGCGTCTTGCCTATCGAGTTGGTGACGATCCTGTAAACGCAGAACAACCATGGTACCGTGAGAAGTCCAGCAAAAGCCCAGAACGCGAACCACTGAAGAAACGACACCATAGCAGGGGGAAACTTGTCTTTGATATgcggaggaaaaggaagtgTTGTGATCATGACTGGTAGGAAGATTCCCCTTCAAGCGTATTAGCTCATACCTTTCTATAATTCTACTGCGGCGAAGACCGACCTTAGGGCTGAGAAAAGGATGATCATCATGACAGCAAGAGCTCTGATGCTCCAGTGGTCGGCTTTCTGGTATACTTTAATGAGACAGTATACGAAAGCGGCAAGGAAAAGTATCCATTCTATGAAGGCCGCTACCATGAAGGGACTGATAGTACTGATGAAGATTATCTGGAAGTTATGATTAGATGCGGGACCTTCCACGCAGGCAGCAGTAGACTCACGTCTCTAACAGGCCACTTGGGTGTCGCGCGGCTGGCCTTTGCTATGGCGTCCCATTCTGGGGAGTCGTGCGGCAGGGTTAGCGACCCCGTAGTATAATATAGAGGCATCGCCGATTCTCGATTCCGTACGGTAAGGGGCTAGGCGCACTTTAGAAGTTCGTCAAAGACTGCTTGCTGGCGAGCGGCGTTCTGTAGACATCTACCGTGACCGTTGCCATCGGCGTGCTCGATATgcgggagaagagaaatagCGCCGTAGTCAATGCTGAGGAAATAAAACTGCCGACTTATGTATGCAGAACGGGCTATGTAACAAGACATGTAGGTAGATCGAGGATAAACCGCAGTAGAAGATCGCCAGGCGAGTGGCGCGGACACCAGAAGGCAGGAGCGCTGGACAACCCGCTGCGAGTATGGCGACCTTGAGGGCTCATGTTCAAGCATGGTCTCCCAAGATTACTGCACGAACACTGACTACAATGTCaattctcatcttctcaagctaAAGATTGTCTGCCTTGCAGTTATTGTACTTATAGAGCCTGTTGATTGCTGTGTATAGCTGAGCGGCGTCGTAGTGTTGATGAGAAGCCGAATTGGGAAGGAGGCAGACCTAACCCGGCCAGAAAAGGTTAGTGCCATATTTTCCCAGGCCCTTATCTGCCTCAGGTGACTTAtctgcctcaggcataaacTTGACATTTTGAGCTCCGCAGCTCAGAAAATTTCCCCCGCCGCACCTCAGCGTCTTGTTTTGTCTGAGAAAAGTGTTCCAGTTTCTGTGTGTCTTGAAGGAGTCATAGGATCTTTAATTGATATTTCGAGGTAAGGATCTTGATGGTACCCgtcctgctgcagcatttTGCGCTTGAATGCAGCCTCGCTCATCGGCGCGTCGGCCGTTCGCGATGTCCCTCCGAGATTCCTTGTCGCTATTTGTCTTATCGGTCATGAATCAAAACTCAGCCTTGCTGAAACCTTAGCGCGCATACTTACTAACTGAGTCATAATACCAGAACGCTGCTCGCTCCTTTCTAGCACCGTCTTCTGTTCCTCTCCTTTTTGTCGTTCACGTCCCGGTTACCATCTGTCGCGAAAATCAGTTCGCTATGGCCGACGAACAGAAGCCGGTTACCGCCCAGGCGACCAacgctgaagctgagaaggaTGTCCAGAATGTGCTTGCAGAATTGAAGGGCGAAGCCGAGGTCCCTGTTAATGGCacggaaaaggaggaggccaaggaggctTCCGCAGACAAGTCtgaggaagcggaggaagctcGCAttgtcgctgctgccgctaAGCTCGGCGAGAAGTCAGAAAAGTCAGAGAATGGGAACCAGGCAGAGGACCGGGGTCGGGCCAACCGACGTCGCAACGAGAGCAAGTTCGACCCCTCCACACAGAAGGAGACGGACGACCCAGTCGAGATTCGCAAGCAGGTCGAGTTCTACTTCTCAGATTCCAACCTGCCCATGGACAAGTTTCTACTCTCCAAGGTCGGCGGTAGCAAGAACAACCCCGTGCCcctcgagctcctccactCCTTCAAGCGCATGCGCCGATTCCAGCCCTTCAGCGCCATTGTTGAGGCGCTCAAGAACTCCGAGACCCTTGAACTCACAGACAATGACACTGCCGTCCGCCGCAAGGTTCCTCTACCTGAGACCGTCAAGGACACTCATGACCCTACTGTCGTTAAGGTGTTTGAGGACAAGGCCATGGCCCGTAGCATCTACGCCAAGGGTTTCGGAGAGGAGACCCCTACCACACAACTTGACATTGAAGCCTTCTTCGCCCCTTACGGCCCCATAAATGCCATCCGTCTCCGCCGCACCAACGAAAAGTACTTCAAGGGAAGTGTCTTCGTTGAGTTCGCCTCTGAGGAGAAACAGAAGGCCTTCCTGGAACTAGACCCCATGCCCAAGTGGAAGGATCAGGAGCTCATCATTAAGAGCAAGAAGGATTACTGCGACGAGAAGGTACGAGAAATCGAAGCCGGCCGCGTCAAGCCCAGCGgtggccgcggccgcggcgggGCTCGTGGTCGTGGAGGTCGTGGCGGCCGTGGCGGTCGTGGAGGACGCCGTGACAACAACCGTGACTGGAGGGAACGACGCGACGCGGACCAAAAGCAAGGCTTCAAGAACGGCCAGGACGAGCAACCCGAACGTCGTGAGGTCCAGAAGGATGCTCGGTAAGACTACCACCAAACCTCGCTACTCAACCAAGAAATGCTAACAGTTATAGCGGTGTGCCTGTCGTGCAGAGCACCGCCGACGCAGGTCAGAAGCGTACCCGTGAGGACGAGGCGAGCGCCGAACACCCTGCCAAGAAGGTCGACACCAAGGAGTAATGATCTTGCATTCACCTACTTGCATATCTGCTATATGAGTTTTGTCTTAAATCGGGATGGCAAAAGTTACCAATACCAGCTTGTTTTCAACGCCCCACCATCCTGCTTCATCTTGGAGACGAGTTAGCATGTATACGTAGCGTAGAGCGCGTTGGTCAAGATACATACCTAAGGAACTACGTACCACCTCTAAAACTCCAAATCATAAGCCAATGTATCCTCACACAGCTCTTCCCTCATCTTATGTACCCTGGTATCACAGAAAGAGTTAACCAAGTTCCAAGAGTCAATTAGAACCCCTCCCACCACCCCCACCACCCCAAAGGTGTATAAAATAAGCAGAAGACTCACTCTAGATGCGCCGGATGCACCGCGTATCCCTCCAAATCACTGGGTTTCTCTAGCACAGCAACAAGGCCCATATCGAAGCCCTTCGCACGCGGAACACAGATTGGCAGCGGTCCGCCGGCCTTGAGCGAGAGCAGGCCAGGGATCTTGCCGACCATGGATTGGGCGGTTGAGGTCCAGGTTTGAAGTTGCGCAGGAGTTACGCCTTGTTTGAGGCGGAAAAGGACTATCGTATGGTGAAGATAAATACTTCGTTAGCGAGAAATGGGAATTGGAGAATAGGAACTATGAAGATAGGGGCTAGGGCATgcggggagaggggaagggTACCGATGTGGTAAACGGGCATTTCGGCGCTAGGTCTTTATGCTCTGTATGAAAAGTTAAGTTGGATATGTACAGTGAGTTAGATAGTTGTATATTCTAAGAAGTTCTAAGCAAGATATACGTGGTGCGGGAGTTTTCGGACTGATATACTGCTGGGATGAGGGGGAGGGTGGAGGGGTCGGACTGGCTCCGACTGAGGATCCAATATACTGGATTGCATCGGTACTCGGGAGAAATACAGCCGCACGGAGGATAAATCTCCCTATAATACAATATAGCCCTATTTGAAGCCGACTCTGTGGGTATTCCAACTATCATATCTAGGACTATCCGTCATCAACACAAAGTACCTAAGGATGattattttttcttcttcgtcttatCCACCACCTCGATCCACTGCGTCTTTAGGCCCCGCCTAGTGAGCGCGGTATCTATAACTTTGCGTTGGTCACCCTGGACCAGGACTTCCATTACTCCCTTGGGAGCGCCGGTGGCTTGCGAAACACTTGTGCTGCTGGCGCACTTTTTCTGCAGTTCTTCAGCGAGAAGAGTTGGTATGATGCCAAAGACCTCTAGGTTCGAGACTTTCGTAACTGTCTTTGAGCCCGTGCGGCGTTCGACAGTCACAAGGGCTTTTGGCGCTGCCCCGGCTTTGGGCTTAACGTCAGAGAGTGTTTGGCCTGGTTTAAGGATGGCATAGTGCGGCGCCAGAAGGGTGGAGTCTTCGGTCAGGcgcttgaggaggaagtcGCGGGTTGTCTTGCCCCGGGAGACGGTATTCTTGTCGtctgctgaagaggaagtaaATATAGTGTTTGCTAGAAATggggtgagggtgaggatgcgTTTGTTCTGCGAATCGATGATCGGAGGGTCTTGAGCCTGGATGTATTCGTCTATTTGTTTCGAGACGTCGGAGTGTTTATAGTAATTGCTGGGGTGTGTGCtggagagaggaggaaaCATTGTCGGCGTGAGCTTTGCTGTTGGTCGGTATAAGGTTTGCACTGTAAGCGTCTGGCCCACGGAGGGGTCGCCGTCTGCAGCTGTTGCGGGCTTCTTGCCAGCCGCATTTGACGACTTTCCTGCGCCTTCGACTGCATTCTTGTTCGGGAGCCTGTACGGAGTGAAGTTGACGACTCGGCGGTCGTCAAAGTCCACGTCAAGAATAACGGTTTCCTGCCCGCTGCGTCCTTGGGGATCTCTAGTAACGGCCGCCAGTGTGCTCTAAAGGAACTTCTTCacgttcttccagcttgttTTCTTGATTTGGTAATACTGAGCTTGCTGTGCGGTGTATACAGGGAGATACGGGGTGATCATGTTTGCCATGAATGCTGACGGCGAGATAGGGAGAGACAGGCCATGGTTGGGTGTTGATGGGTTGTCCTGCTTTAGTTTGTATAGAGAATAAAGAAAGGCCTTTTCGAATGCATCATCGATTTCTGCTCCTATTAGTATTTTGAGTCTGGTAGCAACGGCAACCGTACCTTTCGTTGTAGGCTCTTTCTCGGCAATCGGCTCTTCCGCCGCTTCATGAGCAGGCTCTGCAGCGTCTGCTTCGACTTCCTGACCATCTTTATCTTCCAACTCTAGCCCTTGAACCTTTTCCTCAATACCagcttctctctcttcctccacctcatCCCACCCCTCCAGATACTCTGGAGCAGGAACACCAGGTCTCGAGGACGGGCTCCACGCCCACAACTCATCCCCCTCCCAATGAATACCCCGTACAGCATGTCCCTTTGTCCCCTGAACCTCCCCAAGAGCAGAAACATCAATTTCGCAAACCCCCACAAACAACGGCACAGCCACCCTATCCAAGCTCGCCACCGCGACAACTGCTCCCTTGACTGCGCGCTCATCAAACGGAGGCTCATTTGCCAGGCCCGGAGTCATCAGGTCCGCGCCAGACCGGAGCTTCCCCATAACAAACTCTGGTGTGTGGAGCAATGGCACGATGTTTGCATTATGCCAGAGCATGTACACGGTGGGGTATAGACGTTTTTCAGCGCCGGGCCCTTGATCGATCTTGAACCAGAGGACTCGCTCGTCGCCGTCGCTGTGGGTGCCAACGTATACGGTGCCTTGGACTTCGCGTAAATCAGGACCGGCGGTCGTTGTGAAGCGTGCAGAGAGGCAGTTTTCGGGGAGGAGGGCATTGCGTATGGATGTGAGGGTTGGTTGTGCGGGATTTGTTGGAGTGACGTCGCTAGCCTCACCGGGCGTCGATGGTATCGCAATCCTGTAGTCGCTGATAATCTGATCAGCTAATTTGCGCCGGTCCGAGGATCGCAGTGGAGAGAGGTTTTTGATCTGTGATACGAATATGAGATAACTGTTCTTCGTTGTTTTCgcagatggaggagcttgcgATGCGGGGTAGCACTTACGgttggcttcttcttgaacatGATGCCAGCAGAAAGCTTTACTGTATGCCAATCTAGGTATGAACTCAGATAGATGCTCTGTTGATCTAGCTACCTGCAAAGCCCGAGTGAGGTGATGTGTTAAGAAGGGGTAGGAGGGAGTTAAGTATTTGATGGTCAGAAAGGCTGGATTTTCAACCCCGCAACAACAATCGCCCGCGAGTCCCCGCTTGAGCTCCAGGCCGACAAACCGGGACTACAAACTGTTTCCTAGGCAGGATGACTCAGAAACCTGCAGGTATAGGTATGATTCATCAACCGCCATCTTCTGCATGCTTGTTCGTGCAACCGGCTGTCCGTGATTTCATATGACTCAGTGTTTCTTGGGCAAAGTGTGGCGTCGCACACAAAGTACTATGATGCAGGATGATTCAAAGAGTCCTTACACGGAAAAGTATGAAGTAACCTGATTATGCTTTCCGAAGGGCTCGGAGTGGGCATTCCCCATGCAAGAGGCTGCGCGCTTAGGGGGCTAATCATGGAGGTTTCCCTAGTACGTGAGAGAGTAGAGGCTATCACGAACAACTCTTTGTCCCTCAATCACACCCTGTACCAACTAGGTACCGCCGCAAACATAAATTCATAACATTCAAAGAAATATCGGATAACGCTAGGCACCTCAATGTTAGTTCCTGTGGTCCTTGACAAGCTTAAAGGACGATTTACCCAAGCGCAACCACTGTATTGTCTTGCAAGACAACATGTCTACCAGTCCTCACAATCGTGCCCATCGTACCCATCGTATCCACCGGCCGCATCTTCGCCGTAGTCAGCCTCATTACTCCAGCCGTCCTGACCAAAtgcctcttcgtcatccgaAAACGCGGGATAACCTTCGAACTCCGGCTCATCCACACCCCATTCGGAATGACTGTATACTGCATCGAGACGACATCCTTCCTCGCCGGAAGCAGcatcgccgtcgtcatcatcatcatcatcatcttcttcttcttcttctctagTCTCATAACAACCGAGGTATACTCCGCTTGGAGGATctgagtccgagtccgaatCGTAGGCTTCGGCGTTGGCCTCGGTAGGCTTGTCATTCTCGAAAGATTCATGGGTGATGTAAGACGTATTGTCCGCACAGGCCCTGTCGTACTCTTCGTAGCGACGGAGGATTTCCTTTCCAAGTtggatatcatcgtcgttgTACATCTTGAGGTTGTGACTTTGCATGAAATGCTGGAAATTTTCGAAACCGCCTTCTTTCACGGTCTTATAGTAACTCTTCTGACCTGGCTGGCCGGACGTGTCACTGGCACCTTTGGAGGTCATCGTGATTGGGATCGATGTGCACCAAATTCCTCTCAAGAGAATATGATAATGCTCGTAATGGTGCCTTTGCTCATAGAACAGACAATATTGCGCAAGCTCGAAGAACTAGCTATGAATGAGGCAGTAGAGAAATGAAGGAGGGTCTTAAGGGAAAATGTTCGAACGGACGGAGGTGAGGGAAGCAGGCGATGTTGTTTGTTTGTGTTCCTGCCACACTTACGGTCTAACACTCTCGGTGAAAGATATGCCTGGCCTTGCGACAATTTACTCTTCTATTCTCTGGCCGTGGCCTTCATATCTCCATCTACTGATATACGATGGCGTGAGCCTGATCTCCCACTACTTGTGGCATAGACTCCCAGAAGAACGCCTACAAAGTCAGCCAAGTCAAGGCAGTCACTAGAGTACACTTACCGGTAAATCTTCCAGTTCCTCCGCTAACAAGAACAGTCTCCACAGGGTAAATAAAGTCAAAATC
Protein-coding sequences here:
- a CDS encoding putative RNA binding protein Ligatin/Tma64 (transcript_id=CADANIAT00001599) — its product is MFKKKPTIKNLSPLRSSDRRKLADQIISDYRIAIPSTPGEASDVTPTNPAQPTLTSIRNALLPENCLSARFTTTAGPDLREVQGTVYVGTHSDGDERVLWFKIDQGPGAEKRLYPTVYMLWHNANIVPLLHTPEFVMGKLRSGADLMTPGLANEPPFDERAVKGAVVAVASLDRVAVPLFVGVCEIDVSALGEVQGTKGHAVRGIHWEGDELWAWSPSSRPGVPAPEYLEGWDEVEEEREAGIEEKVQGLELEDKDGQEVEADAAEPAHEAAEEPIAEKEPTTKEIDDAFEKAFLYSLYKLKQDNPSTPNHGLSLPISPSAFMANMITPYLPVYTAQQAQYYQIKKTSWKNVKKFL
- a CDS encoding uncharacterized protein (transcript_id=CADANIAT00001600) — its product is MTSKGASDTSGQPGQKSYYKTVKEGGFENFQHFMQSHNLKMYNDDDIQLGKEILRRYEEYDRACADNTSYITHESFENDKPTEANAEAYDSDSDSDPPSGVYLGCYETREEEEEDDDDDDDDGDAASGEEGCRLDAVYSHSEWGVDEPEFEGYPAFSDDEEAFGQDGWSNEADYGEDAAGGYDGYDGHDCEDW
- a CDS encoding uncharacterized protein (transcript_id=CADANIAT00001598), translating into MVGKIPGLLSLKAGGPLPICVPRAKGFDMGLVAVLEKPSDLEGYAVHPAHLE
- a CDS encoding tRNA maturation protein LHP1 (transcript_id=CADANIAT00001597); its protein translation is MADEQKPVTAQATNAEAEKDVQNVLAELKGEAEVPVNGTEKEEAKEASADKSEEAEEARIVAAAAKLGEKSEKSENGNQAEDRGRANRRRNESKFDPSTQKETDDPVEIRKQVEFYFSDSNLPMDKFLLSKVGGSKNNPVPLELLHSFKRMRRFQPFSAIVEALKNSETLELTDNDTAVRRKVPLPETVKDTHDPTVVKVFEDKAMARSIYAKGFGEETPTTQLDIEAFFAPYGPINAIRLRRTNEKYFKGSVFVEFASEEKQKAFLELDPMPKWKDQELIIKSKKDYCDEKVREIEAGRVKPSGGRGRGGARGRGGRGGRGGRGGRRDNNRDWRERRDADQKQGFKNGQDEQPERREVQKDARYSGVPVVQSTADAGQKRTREDEASAEHPAKKVDTKE